In Eschrichtius robustus isolate mEscRob2 chromosome 2, mEscRob2.pri, whole genome shotgun sequence, a single window of DNA contains:
- the B4GALT7 gene encoding beta-1,4-galactosyltransferase 7 isoform X1 gives MFPSRRKTAQLPWEDGRWDVSPCPSPRSLPYPKKEPRGRICRGSSLPRPLGGLASAPPLRKPPPQDNGGSRLIPSGLPRKCSVFHLFVACLLLGFLSLLWLQLSCSGDMARAARGQGQETPGPSRACPPEPPPEHWEEDESWGPHRLAVLVPFRERFEELLVFVPHMHRFLSRKKIQHHIYVLNQVDHFRFNRAALINAGFLESSNSTDYIAMHDVDLLPLNEELDYGFPETGPFHVASPELHPLYHYKTYVGGILLLSKQHYQLCNGMSNRFWGWGREDDEFYRRIKGAGLQLFRPSGITTGYKTFRHLHDPAWRKRDQKRIAAQKQEQFRVDREGGLSTVKYRVDSRTALSVGGAPCTVLNIMLDCDKAATPWCTFS, from the exons GTGGGATGTTTCCCCATGTCCATCTCCCCGGTCTCTACCCTACcccaagaaagagcccagagggaGAATCTGTAGAGGTTCCAGCCTTCCCAGGCCACTAGGAGGATTGGCCTCTGCTCCTCCCCTGCGGAAACCCCCACCACAGGACAATGGGGG GTCCAGGTTGATCCCCAGCGGCCTCCCCCGGAAATGCTCCGTCTTCCACCTCTTTGTTGCCTGTCTCTTACTGGGCTTCCTctccctgctctggctgcagctcAGCTGCTCTGGGGACATGGCCCGGGCAGCCAGGGGACAAGGACAGGAGACCCCGGGCCCATCCCGGGCCTGCCCACCAGAACCACCCCCTGAGCACTGGGAAGAAGATGAATCATGGGGCCCCCACCGCCTGGCAGTGCTGGTGCCCTTTCGAGAACGCTTCGAGGAGCTCCTGGTCTTTGTGCCCCACATGCACCGCTTCCTGAGCAGGAAGAAGATCCAGCACCACATCTATGTGCTCAACCAGGTGGATCATTTCAG GTTCAACCGGGCAGCACTCATCAATGCGGGCTTTCTGGAGAGCAGCAACAGCACAGACTACATCGCCATGCACGACGTGGACCTGCTCCCTCTCAATGAGGAGCTGGACTATGGCTTCCCAGAGACTGGGCCCTTCCACGTGGCCTCCCCGGAGCTCCACCCGCTCTACCACTACAAGACCTACGTCGGTGGCATCCTGCTGCTTTCCAAGCAGCACTACCAGCTG TGCAACGGGATGTCCAACCGCTTCTGGGGCTGGGGCCGTGAGGACGACGAGTTCTACCGGCGCATCAAAGGAGCCGGGCTCCAG CTTTTCCGCCCCTCGGGAATCACAACTGGGTACAAGACATTTCGCCACCTGCATGACCCAGCCTGGAGGAAGAGGGACCAGAAGCGCATCGCGGCTCAAAAACAG GAGCAGTTCAGGGTGGACCGGGAGGGAGGCCTGAGCACCGTGAAGTACCGCGTGGATTCCCGTACAGCCCTGTCTGTGGGTGGGGCCCCCTGCACTGTTCTTAACATCATGTTGGACTGTGACAAGGCTGCCACCCCCTGGTGCACATTCAGCTGA
- the B4GALT7 gene encoding beta-1,4-galactosyltransferase 7 isoform X3 — protein sequence MARAARGQGQETPGPSRACPPEPPPEHWEEDESWGPHRLAVLVPFRERFEELLVFVPHMHRFLSRKKIQHHIYVLNQVDHFRFNRAALINAGFLESSNSTDYIAMHDVDLLPLNEELDYGFPETGPFHVASPELHPLYHYKTYVGGILLLSKQHYQLCNGMSNRFWGWGREDDEFYRRIKGAGLQLFRPSGITTGYKTFRHLHDPAWRKRDQKRIAAQKQEQFRVDREGGLSTVKYRVDSRTALSVGGAPCTVLNIMLDCDKAATPWCTFS from the exons ATGGCCCGGGCAGCCAGGGGACAAGGACAGGAGACCCCGGGCCCATCCCGGGCCTGCCCACCAGAACCACCCCCTGAGCACTGGGAAGAAGATGAATCATGGGGCCCCCACCGCCTGGCAGTGCTGGTGCCCTTTCGAGAACGCTTCGAGGAGCTCCTGGTCTTTGTGCCCCACATGCACCGCTTCCTGAGCAGGAAGAAGATCCAGCACCACATCTATGTGCTCAACCAGGTGGATCATTTCAG GTTCAACCGGGCAGCACTCATCAATGCGGGCTTTCTGGAGAGCAGCAACAGCACAGACTACATCGCCATGCACGACGTGGACCTGCTCCCTCTCAATGAGGAGCTGGACTATGGCTTCCCAGAGACTGGGCCCTTCCACGTGGCCTCCCCGGAGCTCCACCCGCTCTACCACTACAAGACCTACGTCGGTGGCATCCTGCTGCTTTCCAAGCAGCACTACCAGCTG TGCAACGGGATGTCCAACCGCTTCTGGGGCTGGGGCCGTGAGGACGACGAGTTCTACCGGCGCATCAAAGGAGCCGGGCTCCAG CTTTTCCGCCCCTCGGGAATCACAACTGGGTACAAGACATTTCGCCACCTGCATGACCCAGCCTGGAGGAAGAGGGACCAGAAGCGCATCGCGGCTCAAAAACAG GAGCAGTTCAGGGTGGACCGGGAGGGAGGCCTGAGCACCGTGAAGTACCGCGTGGATTCCCGTACAGCCCTGTCTGTGGGTGGGGCCCCCTGCACTGTTCTTAACATCATGTTGGACTGTGACAAGGCTGCCACCCCCTGGTGCACATTCAGCTGA
- the B4GALT7 gene encoding beta-1,4-galactosyltransferase 7 isoform X2, whose amino-acid sequence MFPSRRKTAQLPWEDGRSRLIPSGLPRKCSVFHLFVACLLLGFLSLLWLQLSCSGDMARAARGQGQETPGPSRACPPEPPPEHWEEDESWGPHRLAVLVPFRERFEELLVFVPHMHRFLSRKKIQHHIYVLNQVDHFRFNRAALINAGFLESSNSTDYIAMHDVDLLPLNEELDYGFPETGPFHVASPELHPLYHYKTYVGGILLLSKQHYQLCNGMSNRFWGWGREDDEFYRRIKGAGLQLFRPSGITTGYKTFRHLHDPAWRKRDQKRIAAQKQEQFRVDREGGLSTVKYRVDSRTALSVGGAPCTVLNIMLDCDKAATPWCTFS is encoded by the exons GTCCAGGTTGATCCCCAGCGGCCTCCCCCGGAAATGCTCCGTCTTCCACCTCTTTGTTGCCTGTCTCTTACTGGGCTTCCTctccctgctctggctgcagctcAGCTGCTCTGGGGACATGGCCCGGGCAGCCAGGGGACAAGGACAGGAGACCCCGGGCCCATCCCGGGCCTGCCCACCAGAACCACCCCCTGAGCACTGGGAAGAAGATGAATCATGGGGCCCCCACCGCCTGGCAGTGCTGGTGCCCTTTCGAGAACGCTTCGAGGAGCTCCTGGTCTTTGTGCCCCACATGCACCGCTTCCTGAGCAGGAAGAAGATCCAGCACCACATCTATGTGCTCAACCAGGTGGATCATTTCAG GTTCAACCGGGCAGCACTCATCAATGCGGGCTTTCTGGAGAGCAGCAACAGCACAGACTACATCGCCATGCACGACGTGGACCTGCTCCCTCTCAATGAGGAGCTGGACTATGGCTTCCCAGAGACTGGGCCCTTCCACGTGGCCTCCCCGGAGCTCCACCCGCTCTACCACTACAAGACCTACGTCGGTGGCATCCTGCTGCTTTCCAAGCAGCACTACCAGCTG TGCAACGGGATGTCCAACCGCTTCTGGGGCTGGGGCCGTGAGGACGACGAGTTCTACCGGCGCATCAAAGGAGCCGGGCTCCAG CTTTTCCGCCCCTCGGGAATCACAACTGGGTACAAGACATTTCGCCACCTGCATGACCCAGCCTGGAGGAAGAGGGACCAGAAGCGCATCGCGGCTCAAAAACAG GAGCAGTTCAGGGTGGACCGGGAGGGAGGCCTGAGCACCGTGAAGTACCGCGTGGATTCCCGTACAGCCCTGTCTGTGGGTGGGGCCCCCTGCACTGTTCTTAACATCATGTTGGACTGTGACAAGGCTGCCACCCCCTGGTGCACATTCAGCTGA